One genomic region from Elusimicrobiota bacterium encodes:
- a CDS encoding sodium-translocating pyrophosphatase, protein MVEGKIVLPPFGDTEWKILWGVLASSVLALIYGVYLVRRVMAIPVGNKKMLEVAQAIEEGANAYLARQVKAMSPFVGLLAAVLWGVYYPAFGSRLAGGVALAFLMGVAASYGAGAIGMWLAVKGNVRSAFSALTSFKRALELSFDAGAVAGMFTVGFGLLGATVIFMIFKQDAMKVLVGFGFGGALAALFMRMGGGIYTKAADVGADLVGKVEVGIPEDDPRNAATIADNVGDNVGDCAGMVADVFESYEVTLVAAIILAASCLADSAFVSQHGDGAQAFALKLILFPLLIRALGVFASIIGIWAVRVKGEGMVDPMKPIERGYLLSSLASVVGFFIINALFLKDASTGAVDWRYGIAATIGILLAVATLFITNYFTHPGKRPATETALSSRTGPATVILTGTSIGLESSVWAVLTIAVTILSSMWIFPESMALAAYGVSLVGLGLLTTTGFILAMDTYGPITDNAHGIFEMSGVKDERAEKTLSWMDAIGNTTKALTKGLAIATAVIAAVSLFRSFIEEAHLFDVGIQINMPDVFVGLLIGGCVPFLFSSFAIKAVGRAAYMIVEEVRRQFREKPGIMDYREKPDYARCVAIVTTAAQRELIAPAILAVFAPILVGFGLGVGGLGGFLGGAILTGQLLAVYMSNAGAVWDNAKKKIEDGFLGGKGTDCHKAAVIGDTVGDPFKDTAGPALNPLIKVMNLVSIMIAPFIISGISMGLRFAIVAVSLITLTVAITLSKKGSGFSASETNDHSDRRPKPLGEAKKLSLT, encoded by the coding sequence ATCGTGGAAGGAAAAATTGTATTGCCCCCGTTCGGGGACACGGAATGGAAAATTTTATGGGGCGTGCTCGCCTCCTCTGTTTTAGCGCTCATTTACGGCGTCTATCTGGTGCGCCGCGTGATGGCCATTCCGGTCGGCAATAAGAAAATGTTGGAAGTGGCCCAGGCCATCGAGGAAGGCGCCAACGCCTACCTGGCCCGCCAAGTTAAAGCCATGAGCCCCTTTGTGGGTCTTTTGGCGGCCGTCCTTTGGGGCGTTTACTACCCCGCTTTCGGATCGCGTTTGGCCGGGGGCGTCGCCCTGGCTTTTCTAATGGGCGTAGCCGCTTCCTACGGCGCCGGCGCCATCGGCATGTGGCTGGCCGTCAAAGGCAATGTCAGAAGCGCGTTCTCGGCTTTGACCAGCTTTAAACGCGCATTGGAATTATCTTTTGACGCCGGCGCCGTGGCCGGCATGTTCACCGTGGGCTTCGGGCTTTTGGGCGCAACCGTTATTTTCATGATTTTCAAACAAGACGCGATGAAGGTTTTGGTCGGCTTCGGTTTCGGCGGCGCTCTCGCCGCTCTTTTCATGCGCATGGGCGGCGGCATTTACACCAAAGCGGCCGACGTGGGCGCGGACTTAGTCGGCAAAGTCGAAGTCGGCATCCCTGAAGACGACCCACGCAACGCCGCCACCATTGCGGACAACGTGGGCGACAACGTGGGCGATTGCGCCGGCATGGTGGCCGACGTATTTGAGTCCTACGAGGTCACGCTCGTGGCCGCGATTATTTTGGCGGCCAGTTGCTTGGCGGACAGCGCGTTTGTCAGCCAACACGGCGACGGAGCTCAGGCATTCGCCCTTAAATTAATTTTGTTTCCCCTCTTGATCCGAGCGCTGGGCGTTTTCGCCAGCATCATCGGTATTTGGGCCGTACGCGTCAAAGGCGAAGGCATGGTTGATCCGATGAAGCCCATTGAACGCGGCTATCTGTTAAGCTCATTGGCCAGCGTTGTGGGCTTCTTTATCATCAACGCCCTGTTCCTGAAAGATGCCTCAACCGGAGCCGTGGATTGGCGCTACGGCATCGCAGCCACTATCGGCATCCTGCTGGCTGTGGCCACGTTATTTATCACCAACTATTTCACGCATCCGGGCAAACGGCCGGCTACGGAAACAGCGCTCTCTTCCCGAACCGGGCCCGCAACCGTGATTTTGACCGGCACATCAATAGGCTTGGAGTCTTCGGTTTGGGCTGTATTGACCATTGCCGTCACCATCCTCTCCTCCATGTGGATTTTTCCGGAAAGCATGGCCTTGGCCGCCTATGGCGTCAGCTTGGTCGGCCTCGGGCTCTTGACCACCACGGGATTCATCCTGGCCATGGACACTTACGGCCCCATCACGGACAATGCCCATGGGATTTTCGAAATGTCCGGAGTTAAAGATGAACGGGCGGAGAAAACGCTCTCCTGGATGGACGCCATCGGCAACACCACCAAAGCCCTGACCAAGGGCTTGGCCATTGCCACGGCCGTGATCGCAGCGGTCAGCTTGTTCCGCTCCTTCATCGAAGAGGCCCACCTGTTCGACGTCGGCATCCAGATCAATATGCCCGATGTTTTCGTCGGCTTGTTAATCGGCGGCTGCGTGCCCTTTTTATTCTCCTCATTCGCGATTAAAGCCGTGGGCCGCGCCGCCTACATGATCGTCGAAGAAGTCCGGCGCCAATTCAGGGAAAAACCGGGCATTATGGATTACCGGGAAAAGCCGGATTATGCCCGCTGCGTGGCGATTGTGACCACCGCGGCCCAGAGGGAACTGATCGCTCCCGCGATTCTGGCTGTTTTCGCGCCGATTTTGGTCGGCTTTGGACTCGGCGTCGGCGGCTTGGGCGGATTTTTAGGCGGCGCGATTTTAACGGGCCAGCTCTTGGCCGTGTATATGTCCAATGCCGGGGCTGTTTGGGATAACGCCAAAAAGAAAATCGAAGACGGGTTCCTGGGCGGCAAAGGCACCGACTGTCACAAAGCCGCGGTTATCGGCGATACGGTCGGCGACCCATTTAAAGACACCGCAGGCCCGGCTTTAAATCCCTTGATCAAAGTCATGAATTTGGTGTCCATTATGATCGCCCCATTCATCATCAGCGGCATTTCCATGGGCCTGAGATTCGCTATTGTGGCCGTATCCTTGATCACGCTGACCGTGGCGATTACGCTCTCCAAGAAAGGCTCCGGCTTCAGCGCATCGGAAACCAACGATCATTCGGACCGGCGCCCCAAACCCCTCGGCGAAGCTAAAAAACTCAGCCTGACCTAA
- the mdh gene encoding malate dehydrogenase gives MRHKVSIVGAGNVGATLAERLHAAGLADVVLLDIPETGGMPKGKGIDMEQAGSVLRSDCRITGTTEYGPTNNSDVAVITAGLPRKPGMTREQLLEINAKIVSSAAKQLAQTSPNAVLIVVTNPLDAMCYAAYKASGFPRERVLGMAGVLDASRMERLIARQLNVSIENVFACVLGTHGETMVPVPSYSTVFGVPITKLFSTEDIKNIVHKTIQGGAEIVELLKTGSAYYAPSASVLEMISAILKDKKKILTCSVYLNGEYGLKDVYLGVPAVLGAKGLERVLEIPLSPEEKTALGDAAKAVGEMVGHIKKAPAPAA, from the coding sequence ATGCGGCATAAAGTCAGCATCGTCGGCGCGGGCAATGTCGGCGCCACATTAGCCGAACGCCTCCATGCCGCGGGCTTAGCCGACGTCGTTCTGCTCGATATCCCGGAAACCGGCGGCATGCCCAAAGGCAAAGGCATCGACATGGAGCAAGCCGGCTCCGTCTTAAGATCGGACTGCCGCATCACCGGAACCACGGAATACGGCCCGACCAACAACTCGGATGTGGCCGTCATTACCGCCGGGCTGCCCCGCAAGCCGGGTATGACCCGCGAACAGCTTCTGGAAATCAACGCCAAAATCGTCTCAAGCGCGGCCAAACAATTGGCCCAAACCTCGCCCAATGCCGTCTTGATCGTGGTCACCAATCCCCTGGATGCCATGTGCTACGCCGCTTATAAAGCCAGCGGATTCCCCAGGGAGCGCGTTCTAGGCATGGCCGGGGTGCTCGACGCTTCGCGCATGGAACGATTAATCGCGCGCCAATTGAATGTCTCCATCGAAAACGTTTTTGCCTGCGTTTTGGGCACGCACGGAGAAACCATGGTGCCGGTTCCCTCGTATTCCACGGTGTTCGGTGTGCCCATCACCAAACTTTTTTCAACGGAAGACATTAAAAATATCGTTCATAAAACCATCCAAGGCGGCGCGGAAATCGTGGAGCTGCTTAAAACAGGCAGCGCTTATTACGCGCCTTCGGCCAGCGTTCTTGAAATGATTTCAGCGATCTTGAAAGACAAAAAGAAAATCCTCACCTGCTCGGTTTACTTAAACGGAGAATACGGATTAAAAGACGTGTATTTAGGCGTCCCGGCCGTGCTGGGAGCCAAAGGTTTAGAACGCGTTCTTGAAATTCCCTTATCGCCGGAAGAAAAAACCGCGTTAGGCGACGCCGCCAAAGCCGTTGGGGAAATGGTCGGGCATATCAAGAAAGCGCCCGCCCCAGCCGCTTAA
- a CDS encoding response regulator, which yields MAMILIVEDDFHINTLLQEAFKKDGFKVMAAFDGEEAIEKACLGGPLAVILDINLPKKDGWAVLQYLKSDAKTKTIPVVIHSALDQKADIAKGLSLGAVRYLVKPCSMAKVVTAVRDVLSVEKGF from the coding sequence ATGGCGATGATTTTGATCGTTGAGGATGATTTTCATATCAACACGCTTCTTCAGGAGGCGTTCAAGAAAGATGGATTCAAGGTCATGGCGGCTTTCGACGGCGAGGAAGCCATTGAAAAAGCTTGTTTGGGGGGACCCTTAGCCGTTATTTTGGATATTAACCTTCCCAAAAAAGACGGTTGGGCCGTGCTTCAGTATTTAAAAAGCGATGCCAAAACAAAAACGATTCCGGTGGTCATTCATTCCGCTTTGGATCAGAAGGCGGATATCGCCAAGGGGCTCAGCTTGGGCGCAGTGCGTTATTTGGTTAAACCTTGCTCTATGGCCAAGGTGGTGACCGCGGTACGCGATGTTTTGAGCGTTGAGAAAGGGTTTTAA
- a CDS encoding response regulator encodes MSKKVLVVDDDTHTNDLVSETLKLEGYEVVQVGSGEEALALLETTSVDLILLDLLLPGMRGWKLAEELKKNPKTKSIPIVVISILSPEDTEMGKENPSVIGYVCKPFDLNVLVQEVKKHAA; translated from the coding sequence GTGAGTAAAAAAGTTCTGGTTGTTGATGATGACACGCATACCAATGACTTGGTATCGGAGACATTGAAGCTGGAGGGTTACGAGGTGGTTCAAGTCGGTTCCGGAGAAGAAGCCCTCGCGCTTTTGGAAACAACGTCGGTCGATCTGATTCTTCTCGATCTTCTGCTGCCGGGCATGCGGGGGTGGAAATTGGCCGAAGAATTGAAGAAGAATCCAAAAACAAAAAGCATCCCCATCGTGGTCATTTCTATTTTATCTCCGGAGGATACGGAGATGGGCAAGGAAAATCCCAGCGTGATCGGCTACGTCTGCAAGCCGTTCGACTTAAATGTGCTGGTTCAGGAGGTGAAAAAGCACGCCGCTTGA
- a CDS encoding HAMP domain-containing protein, whose product MIGRRFIALAIVMVGVAGSVVAGLFVRHAGEIIQEQIEHRGRILLQAVAKQAMEAIRHGDFGAGLEGVVRSLKLDPDVDIAIVVDSEGNILAHSDEKKKGSKLFLSLWDQDVMKSAVPMIRHDKSNARYIIGMAIQGPRSFREGDIELMLPTGQSAISLGAIYVGLSEAKIREHINQTILFVAASLGAIVLGASVIVALFTKRIVRPLHDLNRATQELAGGNLNAQVKVASEDEVGQLATSFNKMTKRLRETTISKNQLESIVEQKTKAIKDANETLLETNMELKRLQELESNFVSMASHELRTPLTSISGFTTLMLKYAERLTKEQMTNYLNAIVAETARLGRMVNEVLDLKKIQSGKIELHVTRVDVKALAEKVANELRMRPDQPHYKVLCETQQLFAMLDEDKTKQILINITGNSAKYTPVEKFVYIELSLVNERTLVINIRDEGSGIPKELWSRLFRPFARATDEKTRKMTGTGLGLAITKSLVETMGGKIRAENLKTGAQFTVVLPRGMDLSPAQTPQKEAAAPAAHG is encoded by the coding sequence ATGATCGGCCGGCGTTTTATCGCGTTGGCGATCGTGATGGTGGGTGTGGCCGGTTCGGTGGTGGCCGGGCTGTTCGTGCGTCATGCCGGAGAAATCATTCAGGAGCAAATCGAGCACCGGGGCCGCATTTTGCTTCAGGCCGTAGCCAAGCAGGCCATGGAGGCCATCCGGCACGGGGATTTCGGCGCGGGTTTGGAAGGCGTGGTGCGTTCCTTGAAGCTCGACCCGGATGTGGACATCGCCATTGTCGTTGATTCGGAAGGCAATATTTTGGCTCACTCGGATGAGAAAAAGAAAGGCAGCAAGCTGTTCTTGTCGCTGTGGGATCAGGATGTGATGAAAAGCGCCGTGCCCATGATCCGTCATGATAAAAGCAACGCGCGTTATATCATCGGCATGGCCATCCAGGGTCCGCGCTCCTTCCGCGAGGGCGACATTGAATTGATGCTGCCCACCGGGCAATCTGCGATCAGCTTGGGCGCCATTTACGTGGGCCTCTCCGAGGCCAAAATCAGAGAGCATATCAATCAGACGATTCTATTCGTGGCGGCCTCTTTGGGCGCCATTGTGCTGGGCGCCTCGGTGATCGTGGCGCTCTTTACCAAGAGAATCGTGCGTCCGCTCCATGACTTAAACCGCGCCACGCAGGAATTGGCCGGCGGCAATTTAAACGCCCAGGTCAAAGTAGCCAGCGAGGATGAGGTTGGGCAATTGGCCACCTCCTTCAACAAAATGACCAAACGGTTAAGGGAAACAACGATTTCCAAGAATCAGCTGGAATCCATCGTCGAGCAGAAAACCAAGGCGATTAAGGATGCGAATGAAACGTTGCTTGAAACCAACATGGAGCTTAAAAGGCTTCAGGAATTGGAATCGAATTTCGTGTCCATGGCCTCCCATGAATTGCGCACGCCCCTGACCTCGATTTCGGGATTCACTACTTTGATGCTCAAGTACGCAGAGCGTTTGACCAAAGAGCAAATGACTAATTATTTAAACGCCATCGTCGCTGAAACCGCGCGTTTAGGCCGCATGGTCAATGAGGTGTTGGATTTAAAGAAAATTCAAAGCGGAAAAATCGAGTTGCACGTTACCCGCGTCGATGTCAAAGCCTTGGCTGAAAAAGTGGCGAATGAGCTTCGGATGCGGCCGGATCAGCCTCATTACAAGGTTCTTTGCGAAACCCAGCAATTGTTCGCGATGCTGGATGAGGATAAAACAAAGCAGATTTTGATTAATATCACCGGCAATTCAGCCAAATATACGCCCGTGGAAAAATTCGTGTATATCGAGCTTTCTTTGGTCAATGAGAGAACATTGGTCATCAACATCCGCGACGAGGGCTCCGGAATCCCCAAAGAGCTTTGGTCCCGTTTATTCCGTCCTTTTGCGCGCGCCACGGATGAGAAAACGCGAAAAATGACGGGCACGGGCTTGGGGTTGGCCATCACGAAGTCCTTGGTTGAAACCATGGGCGGGAAAATTCGCGCTGAAAATTTAAAAACAGGGGCTCAGTTCACGGTGGTGCTGCCTAGGGGCATGGATTTAAGTCCGGCGCAAACGCCGCAGAAGGAAGCCGCGGCGCCCGCGGCTCACGGGTAG
- a CDS encoding amidohydrolase family protein, which yields MSTFDIHVHIGGIDRRTTGCFMSHPQKIKLKKEMPGSLRWRFQIAEWLGLLDSQVKKRLFSFLNEGPVDYAVVLAMDGVYNRDGYLDEQRTNFYVPNEYVIGLAKECKKVIPGASIHPLRKEWEEEFERVVASGARLIKWLPSSQGFDPADSRILPFYRKLAAKKIPLLVHTGFEHIIVAPSEQQVFGEPKRLNNALEAGVTVIMAHSGTSGGPGEPEYWNDFIELARRYPHCYGDMAAFTHWTRVGILPKIIHHDWVHERLIHGSDATLQPSLDQISGLVGRDLAERLKSSQNPIYKDWKLKKALGFPNEIFTRAGRLLRLD from the coding sequence GTGTCCACCTTCGATATTCACGTTCATATCGGCGGCATTGATCGCCGGACGACCGGCTGCTTCATGTCGCACCCGCAAAAAATCAAGCTCAAAAAAGAAATGCCGGGCTCGCTGCGTTGGCGCTTTCAAATCGCAGAATGGCTGGGACTTTTAGATAGCCAGGTTAAAAAACGCCTGTTTTCTTTTCTTAATGAAGGGCCTGTTGATTATGCGGTTGTTTTAGCCATGGACGGGGTTTATAACCGGGACGGATACTTGGATGAACAACGCACCAATTTTTATGTGCCCAATGAATATGTAATCGGCTTGGCCAAAGAGTGCAAAAAAGTGATCCCCGGAGCCAGCATTCATCCATTAAGGAAGGAATGGGAGGAAGAGTTTGAGCGCGTCGTTGCCTCCGGGGCGCGCCTGATCAAATGGCTGCCCTCATCACAAGGCTTTGATCCGGCTGATTCGCGCATTCTCCCCTTCTATAGAAAACTAGCAGCTAAAAAAATTCCTCTGCTGGTGCACACGGGCTTTGAGCATATTATCGTGGCCCCATCAGAGCAGCAGGTCTTCGGCGAACCGAAACGCTTGAACAACGCGCTCGAGGCCGGGGTGACGGTTATTATGGCCCACTCAGGAACATCCGGAGGGCCGGGGGAGCCCGAATACTGGAATGATTTTATTGAACTGGCCAGGCGTTACCCGCATTGTTACGGAGATATGGCCGCGTTCACGCATTGGACGCGCGTGGGCATTTTGCCCAAAATCATTCATCATGATTGGGTTCATGAGCGCCTAATTCACGGCAGCGACGCCACGCTTCAGCCCAGCCTCGATCAAATAAGCGGTTTGGTCGGCCGGGATTTAGCGGAGCGGCTAAAATCAAGCCAAAATCCTATCTACAAAGATTGGAAACTTAAAAAAGCCTTAGGTTTTCCAAATGAAATTTTTACCCGCGCCGGGCGCTTGTTGAGGCTGGACTGA
- a CDS encoding HD domain-containing protein, with product MTAKKSLGRIKELLEEKKKLHLLISFHRRSLLLHNTVEMLSLLSKEIKQLLSAERVTIFLLDPKKEELFARSATGLDTRMTASLRFPVSQGIAGYVVRTGRSANVKNAYRDKRFDPRFDELSGFKTGSVLAVPLKNSTSEIIGVLEVFNKKGGSKFSKEDEGLLELVSGQLSGSFEISQLLDQLRRSNLEAIYILAQAAEYRDQEDTARHLKRISDYSAVLAKAMALDDQTVEMIRFASPLHDIGKIAIRDSILRKPGRFTPEEHDEMKRHTLLGYEILKDAQSPMLQLAREVALTHHERYDGAGYPRKLKGEQIPLAARIVSMADVFDALSTERIYKPPWPFERVVEYIEGEAGKHFDPAVVEAFKGALSKIEAVMKSPVRE from the coding sequence GTGACGGCCAAAAAAAGTCTGGGACGAATCAAAGAGCTTCTTGAGGAAAAAAAGAAGCTTCATTTGTTGATTTCTTTCCATCGCCGTTCTCTGCTTCTTCATAACACCGTGGAAATGTTAAGTCTTTTAAGCAAAGAGATTAAACAGCTGCTGTCGGCCGAACGCGTGACGATTTTTTTGCTCGATCCCAAAAAAGAAGAGCTGTTCGCCCGCTCCGCGACCGGCCTGGACACCCGAATGACGGCGAGCTTGCGTTTCCCGGTAAGCCAAGGCATCGCGGGCTATGTGGTCAGGACGGGACGCTCGGCCAATGTCAAAAACGCTTATCGCGATAAGCGTTTTGATCCGCGCTTTGATGAGCTCTCCGGTTTTAAGACGGGGTCGGTCCTGGCTGTCCCCTTGAAAAATTCGACGAGTGAAATCATCGGTGTGCTGGAAGTGTTCAATAAAAAAGGCGGCTCAAAATTCAGCAAGGAAGACGAGGGGCTTTTGGAGCTGGTGTCCGGACAATTATCCGGTTCGTTTGAAATTTCCCAGCTTCTCGATCAACTGCGCCGTTCGAATCTGGAGGCCATTTATATTTTGGCCCAGGCCGCCGAGTACCGGGACCAGGAGGATACGGCCCGTCATCTAAAAAGAATTAGCGATTATTCGGCGGTTCTGGCCAAGGCCATGGCCTTGGATGATCAAACGGTGGAGATGATCCGCTTCGCAAGCCCGCTTCACGATATCGGAAAAATAGCGATCCGCGACTCGATTTTAAGAAAACCGGGGCGTTTTACTCCGGAAGAACATGATGAAATGAAGCGGCATACTCTGTTGGGCTATGAGATTTTAAAAGACGCCCAATCACCGATGCTGCAGTTGGCCAGGGAAGTGGCCTTGACCCATCATGAGCGTTATGACGGCGCCGGCTACCCCAGGAAATTAAAGGGCGAGCAAATCCCGTTGGCGGCGCGCATCGTTTCCATGGCCGATGTGTTCGACGCCTTATCCACGGAGCGCATTTACAAGCCGCCGTGGCCTTTTGAGCGGGTCGTGGAATATATCGAAGGGGAAGCGGGCAAACATTTCGACCCTGCGGTCGTCGAAGCATTTAAAGGCGCTTTGTCAAAAATCGAAGCCGTGATGAAGAGCCCGGTCCGGGAATAA
- a CDS encoding divalent-cation tolerance protein CutA, whose protein sequence is MTNILVCFVTVPKAKAKPMARKLVDMGVAACVNVIGPVSSHFFWEGKVDQAAEHLLIIKTTVAGFPGLKKAVIKIHPYSIPEIIALPVTSGHKPYLEWVRRSVSRERR, encoded by the coding sequence ATGACTAACATCCTTGTTTGTTTTGTTACGGTTCCTAAAGCGAAGGCCAAGCCCATGGCCCGGAAGCTCGTTGACATGGGTGTCGCGGCTTGCGTCAACGTGATAGGACCGGTGTCGAGTCATTTTTTCTGGGAGGGGAAAGTCGATCAGGCGGCGGAGCATTTGTTGATCATAAAAACCACGGTTGCCGGTTTTCCGGGTTTAAAAAAGGCCGTTATCAAAATCCATCCCTATTCGATTCCGGAAATCATCGCCTTGCCGGTGACGTCGGGCCACAAGCCTTATCTTGAGTGGGTTCGCCGATCCGTCAGCCGCGAACGCCGCTGA
- a CDS encoding tyrosine-type recombinase/integrase, protein MAIYKKGGNWFIDYYFHGRRIRESAGPSKSFAKEALAKRKTEIAEGKFFPQRQKETISFAEMCGLYWELYAKHKRGAINSRSLRNARHYIQRITVAFGDKKLDAVKTTDVLSYLTKLREHNSPATFNRHLAIIKSVFNRAIEWGKFMGPNPAVKIKKLQENNKRLRYLSKEEIPRLLESCHPRLFPLLACALWTGMRRGEILDLKWENVDLERRLLYVLESKSGKAREIPIAPTLARVFVSMGPKTMGPVFHVPIIMIARYFDQALTRAGIRDFRFHDLRHTFASHFIMKTQDLPALQKILGHASPMMTQRYAHLATGHLAVNMAKFDSGMDTFWTPRQIPALPNVQNSLKVRQLSP, encoded by the coding sequence ATGGCTATTTATAAAAAAGGCGGAAATTGGTTCATTGATTATTACTTCCACGGCCGCCGCATTAGGGAAAGCGCCGGGCCCAGCAAGTCCTTCGCCAAAGAGGCCTTGGCCAAAAGAAAAACAGAAATCGCCGAAGGAAAATTTTTTCCGCAGCGGCAAAAGGAAACCATCAGCTTTGCGGAAATGTGCGGCCTTTATTGGGAGCTTTACGCCAAACATAAACGCGGAGCCATTAATTCAAGAAGCCTACGTAATGCCAGGCACTATATCCAAAGAATAACAGTAGCCTTTGGTGATAAGAAGCTGGACGCCGTCAAAACAACGGATGTTTTGTCTTATCTGACCAAGCTCAGGGAGCATAATTCGCCGGCTACGTTTAACCGCCATTTGGCGATTATTAAAAGCGTGTTCAACCGCGCCATTGAATGGGGCAAGTTTATGGGGCCGAATCCTGCGGTCAAAATTAAAAAACTTCAGGAGAACAATAAACGGCTCAGATATCTTTCTAAAGAGGAAATTCCGCGGCTGTTGGAATCGTGCCACCCCCGGCTTTTCCCTTTACTGGCTTGCGCTCTTTGGACCGGCATGAGACGGGGAGAAATTTTGGATTTGAAATGGGAAAACGTGGATTTGGAGAGGCGTCTGCTTTATGTTTTGGAATCAAAGAGCGGAAAAGCCAGAGAAATTCCCATAGCCCCTACCTTAGCCAGGGTATTCGTGTCAATGGGTCCTAAAACCATGGGGCCGGTATTTCATGTTCCCATTATTATGATTGCACGGTATTTCGATCAGGCTTTAACGAGGGCGGGTATCAGGGATTTCAGGTTTCATGATTTGCGGCACACATTTGCCAGCCATTTCATCATGAAAACCCAGGATTTGCCCGCCTTGCAGAAGATTTTAGGCCATGCCTCGCCCATGATGACCCAGCGTTATGCTCATTTGGCGACCGGGCATTTGGCGGTGAATATGGCCAAATTTGACTCCGGGATGGACACTTTTTGGACACCAAGGCAGATACCGGCCTTGCCGAACGTTCAAAACTCCCTGAAAGTCAGGCAATTGTCCCCATAG
- a CDS encoding helix-turn-helix domain-containing protein codes for MNTQIEESKRLLTPKETAQYLAVSQKTVYKWVFFRKIPCVKLGKALRFDKTEIDRWVDGQRKAGAPAV; via the coding sequence ATGAACACGCAAATTGAAGAATCAAAAAGACTCTTGACTCCAAAAGAAACAGCCCAATATCTGGCTGTTTCCCAGAAAACCGTCTACAAATGGGTGTTCTTTAGAAAGATACCCTGCGTTAAGCTGGGCAAGGCGCTGAGATTCGACAAAACGGAGATTGACCGGTGGGTGGATGGGCAGAGAAAGGCCGGAGCGCCAGCCGTCTGA